One genomic segment of Vespa velutina chromosome 10, iVesVel2.1, whole genome shotgun sequence includes these proteins:
- the LOC124952442 gene encoding neuropeptide-like 1 isoform X1, which produces MGFTGSYLVKLLLYIAIVNAIFLPTIVCQEEEINNQCIPKKDFIALLRLPEASSNLAAYSRTARIIQDAKNRNDMAHLKALSIEENDDAEICIPVSLYLELFRDPAMRAHLTSIGKSSKLPEYPFGRSFEDVEEDERLTETGKRSLATLAKNGDLPASIQERDRYSSWTDERLEALLKGLINENSARNIPEILRQYTLSNGELDIESLIRDYPHGKRNVGSLARDFALPPTAGRRNIASLARDHTLPSGKRNIASLARDRALPMAGKRNIAALARTYMLPQAGKREYLPEEMSPIERRFLDSLVRSSGFPLRSLYNEDKRSVASLARNSAWPDSMKRAYAIPPYGMILRTMNRQGRSLKDKPFELYQLARERHDDGVSSSFGDDRLDYLMRDSDDRRTKRQIDFSNEYPLPVMQNANVLDYEEMIEALTGQYPNTEKRFMGTESAALELPVDTSFPVGYVETFQPSKRHIGSLARQGLLPSLRAARFSRSPRYLVDRENSADGPTSNYSSYSTTWSLRPILSSGSPRIRFLQSLCGNCHHGFRRYRSISHRR; this is translated from the exons ATTGTATGTCAAGAGGAAGAGATCAACAATCAATGCATACCGAAAAAGGACTTCATCGCACTTCTGCGTCTTCCGGAAGCAAGTTCAAATTTAGCAGCTTATTCGCGAACGGCTCGGATCATTCAAGATGCAAAGAATCGTAACGACATGGCTCATTTGAAAGCACTCAGTATCGAGGAAAACGACGACGCAGAGATTTGTATACCGGTTAGCCTCTACTTGGAACTCTTTAGGGATCCAGCGATGCGAGCTCATTTGACGTCGATTGGTAAATCGTCCAAATTACCGGAATATCCTTTCGGTCGTTCGTTCGAGGACGTCGAGGAAGACGAACGATTAACCGAAACGGGAAAACGAAGTCTCGCGACTTTGGCCAAGAACGGCGACCTACCAGCTTCTATTCAGGAACGTGATAG gTACAGCTCTTGGACCGACGAGAGGTTGGAAGCGTTATTGAAAggtttaataaatgaaaactcTGCACGAAATATTCCAGAGATTCTTCGCCAGTATACACTTAGCAATGGAGAATTGGATATAGAATCTTTGATACGTGATTATCCtcatggaaaaagaaatgttggCTCATTGGCTCGAGACTTTGCTTTACCACCAACAGCTGGTAGAAGAAACATTGCTTCTTTGGCACGCGATCATACATTACCAAGTGGAAAAAGGAATATCGCTTCTCTCGCAAGGGATCGAGCTTTGCCTATGGCAGGGAAAAGGAATATTGCTGCCTTAGCTAGGACATACATGCTACCACAGGCAGGTAAAAGGGAATACTTGCCCGAGGAAATGTCACCGATTGAGAGAAGATTCCTGGATTCTCTGGTTCGATCATCTGGAtttcctcttcgttctttGTACAATGAAGATAAGAGAAGCGTAGCCTCCTTGGCTAGAAATTCAGCCTGGCCCGATTCCATGAAACGAGCTTATGCTATTCCACCCTACGGTATGATCCTTCGTACTATGAACCGTCAAGGACGATCCTTGAAGGACAAGCCCTTCGAACTTTACCAGCTGGCCCGCGAGAGACACGACGATGGTGTCTCTAGCTCGTTCGGTGATGATCGATTGGACTATCTGATGCGAGATTCGGACGATAGGAGGACGAAGAGGCAGATAGATTTCTCGAACGAGTATCCTTTGCCCGTCATGCAGAATGCGAATGTTCTTGATTACGAGGAAATGATCGAGGCTCTTACTGGACAGTATCCAAACACGGAGAAGAGATTCATGG GAACGGAGTCGGCTGCGTTGGAGTTACCGGTGGACACCTCGTTTCCCGTGGGATATGTCGAGACGTTTCAACCAAGTAAGAGACATATCGGGTCTCTGGCGCGGCAAGGTTTGCTACCATCGCTCAGGGCGGCACGATTCTCGCGATCACCCCGGTATCTGGTCGACAG GGAGAATTCCGCAGATGGGCCCACGTCCAACTACTCCTCCTACTCGACGACTTGGTCGTTAAGGCCCATTCTTAGTTCTGGCTCTCCCAGAATACGCTTTCTCCAGTCTTTATGTGGAAATTGTCACCATGGCTTTCGAAGATACCGTTCTATTTCCCACAGACGATAA
- the LOC124952442 gene encoding neuropeptide-like 1 isoform X3 gives MGFTGSYLVKLLLYIAIVNAIFLPTIVCQEEEINNQCIPKKDFIALLRLPEASSNLAAYSRTARIIQDAKNRNDMAHLKALSIEENDDAEICIPVSLYLELFRDPAMRAHLTSIGKSSKLPEYPFGRSFEDVEEDERLTETGKRSLATLAKNGDLPASIQERDRYSSWTDERLEALLKGLINENSARNIPEILRQYTLSNGELDIESLIRDYPHGKRNVGSLARDFALPPTAGRRNIASLARDHTLPSGKRNIASLARDRALPMAGKRNIAALARTYMLPQAGKREYLPEEMSPIERRFLDSLVRSSGFPLRSLYNEDKRSVASLARNSAWPDSMKRAYAIPPYGMILRTMNRQGRSLKDKPFELYQLARERHDDGVSSSFGDDRLDYLMRDSDDRRTKRQIDFSNEYPLPVMQNANVLDYEEMIEALTGQYPNTEKRFMGRIPQMGPRPTTPPTRRLGR, from the exons ATTGTATGTCAAGAGGAAGAGATCAACAATCAATGCATACCGAAAAAGGACTTCATCGCACTTCTGCGTCTTCCGGAAGCAAGTTCAAATTTAGCAGCTTATTCGCGAACGGCTCGGATCATTCAAGATGCAAAGAATCGTAACGACATGGCTCATTTGAAAGCACTCAGTATCGAGGAAAACGACGACGCAGAGATTTGTATACCGGTTAGCCTCTACTTGGAACTCTTTAGGGATCCAGCGATGCGAGCTCATTTGACGTCGATTGGTAAATCGTCCAAATTACCGGAATATCCTTTCGGTCGTTCGTTCGAGGACGTCGAGGAAGACGAACGATTAACCGAAACGGGAAAACGAAGTCTCGCGACTTTGGCCAAGAACGGCGACCTACCAGCTTCTATTCAGGAACGTGATAG gTACAGCTCTTGGACCGACGAGAGGTTGGAAGCGTTATTGAAAggtttaataaatgaaaactcTGCACGAAATATTCCAGAGATTCTTCGCCAGTATACACTTAGCAATGGAGAATTGGATATAGAATCTTTGATACGTGATTATCCtcatggaaaaagaaatgttggCTCATTGGCTCGAGACTTTGCTTTACCACCAACAGCTGGTAGAAGAAACATTGCTTCTTTGGCACGCGATCATACATTACCAAGTGGAAAAAGGAATATCGCTTCTCTCGCAAGGGATCGAGCTTTGCCTATGGCAGGGAAAAGGAATATTGCTGCCTTAGCTAGGACATACATGCTACCACAGGCAGGTAAAAGGGAATACTTGCCCGAGGAAATGTCACCGATTGAGAGAAGATTCCTGGATTCTCTGGTTCGATCATCTGGAtttcctcttcgttctttGTACAATGAAGATAAGAGAAGCGTAGCCTCCTTGGCTAGAAATTCAGCCTGGCCCGATTCCATGAAACGAGCTTATGCTATTCCACCCTACGGTATGATCCTTCGTACTATGAACCGTCAAGGACGATCCTTGAAGGACAAGCCCTTCGAACTTTACCAGCTGGCCCGCGAGAGACACGACGATGGTGTCTCTAGCTCGTTCGGTGATGATCGATTGGACTATCTGATGCGAGATTCGGACGATAGGAGGACGAAGAGGCAGATAGATTTCTCGAACGAGTATCCTTTGCCCGTCATGCAGAATGCGAATGTTCTTGATTACGAGGAAATGATCGAGGCTCTTACTGGACAGTATCCAAACACGGAGAAGAGATTCATGG GGAGAATTCCGCAGATGGGCCCACGTCCAACTACTCCTCCTACTCGACGACTTGGTCGTTAA
- the LOC124952442 gene encoding neuropeptide-like 1 isoform X4: MGFTGSYLVKLLLYIAIVNAIFLPTIVCQEEEINNQCIPKKDFIALLRLPEASSNLAAYSRTARIIQDAKNRNDMAHLKALSIEENDDAEICIPVSLYLELFRDPAMRAHLTSIGKSSKLPEYPFGRSFEDVEEDERLTETGKRSLATLAKNGDLPASIQERDRYSSWTDERLEALLKGLINENSARNIPEILRQYTLSNGELDIESLIRDYPHGKRNVGSLARDFALPPTAGRRNIASLARDHTLPSGKRNIASLARDRALPMAGKRNIAALARTYMLPQAGKREYLPEEMSPIERRFLDSLVRSSGFPLRSLYNEDKRSVASLARNSAWPDSMKRAYAIPPYGMILRTMNRQGRSLKDKPFELYQLARERHDDGVSSSFGDDRLDYLMRDSDDRRTKRQIDFSNEYPLPVMQNANVLDYEEMIEALTGQYPNTEKRFMGTYFNID; this comes from the exons ATTGTATGTCAAGAGGAAGAGATCAACAATCAATGCATACCGAAAAAGGACTTCATCGCACTTCTGCGTCTTCCGGAAGCAAGTTCAAATTTAGCAGCTTATTCGCGAACGGCTCGGATCATTCAAGATGCAAAGAATCGTAACGACATGGCTCATTTGAAAGCACTCAGTATCGAGGAAAACGACGACGCAGAGATTTGTATACCGGTTAGCCTCTACTTGGAACTCTTTAGGGATCCAGCGATGCGAGCTCATTTGACGTCGATTGGTAAATCGTCCAAATTACCGGAATATCCTTTCGGTCGTTCGTTCGAGGACGTCGAGGAAGACGAACGATTAACCGAAACGGGAAAACGAAGTCTCGCGACTTTGGCCAAGAACGGCGACCTACCAGCTTCTATTCAGGAACGTGATAG gTACAGCTCTTGGACCGACGAGAGGTTGGAAGCGTTATTGAAAggtttaataaatgaaaactcTGCACGAAATATTCCAGAGATTCTTCGCCAGTATACACTTAGCAATGGAGAATTGGATATAGAATCTTTGATACGTGATTATCCtcatggaaaaagaaatgttggCTCATTGGCTCGAGACTTTGCTTTACCACCAACAGCTGGTAGAAGAAACATTGCTTCTTTGGCACGCGATCATACATTACCAAGTGGAAAAAGGAATATCGCTTCTCTCGCAAGGGATCGAGCTTTGCCTATGGCAGGGAAAAGGAATATTGCTGCCTTAGCTAGGACATACATGCTACCACAGGCAGGTAAAAGGGAATACTTGCCCGAGGAAATGTCACCGATTGAGAGAAGATTCCTGGATTCTCTGGTTCGATCATCTGGAtttcctcttcgttctttGTACAATGAAGATAAGAGAAGCGTAGCCTCCTTGGCTAGAAATTCAGCCTGGCCCGATTCCATGAAACGAGCTTATGCTATTCCACCCTACGGTATGATCCTTCGTACTATGAACCGTCAAGGACGATCCTTGAAGGACAAGCCCTTCGAACTTTACCAGCTGGCCCGCGAGAGACACGACGATGGTGTCTCTAGCTCGTTCGGTGATGATCGATTGGACTATCTGATGCGAGATTCGGACGATAGGAGGACGAAGAGGCAGATAGATTTCTCGAACGAGTATCCTTTGCCCGTCATGCAGAATGCGAATGTTCTTGATTACGAGGAAATGATCGAGGCTCTTACTGGACAGTATCCAAACACGGAGAAGAGATTCATGG GTACATACTTTAATATAGATTAA